The following are encoded in a window of Gossypium raimondii isolate GPD5lz chromosome 13, ASM2569854v1, whole genome shotgun sequence genomic DNA:
- the LOC105781324 gene encoding probable inactive receptor kinase At2g26730 translates to MPVVNFVCVFLVSVVMFNSRVSSEPVEDKQALLAFISGIRHADRVKWNSSTSACDWFGVQCDANRSFVYTLRLPGAALIGSILPNTIGRLNRLRVLSLRANRLSGEIPADFSNLTQLRSLYLQGNEFTGPFPPSVTRLTRLTRLDLSSNNFTGPIPLGVNSLTQLTGLFLQNNKFSGSLPSIDSDGLNDFNVSNNNLNGSIPDSLSKFPESSFAGNIGLCGGPLPPCNPFPPSPSPTEPIPPTTSGQSSKSLPTGAIIAIALGSAIVALLLLLFLIICLRKWKRKSPRRQKAIPSTTHASPEEEAGTSSSKDDITGGSMEIERMMNNKLVFFKGGVYSFDLEDLMRASAEMLGKGSTGTSYKVVLAVGTTVAVKRLKDVAVSKREFVMKMGMLGKIMHENVVPLRAFYYSDEEKLLVYDYMHGGSLFALLQGSRNSVRTPLEWDHRIKIALSVARGLAHLHSSQNMIHGNIKSSNILLRPDHEACISEFGLNSLFNTNTPPSRIGGYQAPEVIQTHKVTVKSDVYSFGVLLLELLTGRAPIQPSITEEGFDLPRWVQSVVREEWAAEVFDAELMAYHNIEEEMVQALQIAMVCVSTVPDQRPVMSEVARMIGDMIDRGGTNGGTAAAI, encoded by the exons ATGCCGGTCGTGAATTTTGTCTGTGTTTTTTTAGTTTCAGTTGTGATGTTTAATTCGAGAGTAAGCTCAGAACCGGTTGAAGACAAGCAAGCTCTACTTGCTTTCATTTCGGGAATTAGACATGCCGACCGGGTTAAATGGAATTCATCGACCTCAGCCTGTGATTGGTTCGGTGTTCAATGCGATGCCAACCGGTCTTTCGTCTACACTTTACGGCTCCCCGGTGCGGCCCTCATCGGTTCGATTCTGCCCAATACAATCGGTCGGTTGAACCGACTTCGAGTTTTAAGTCTACGAGCAAACCGTTTGTCCGGTGAGATCCCTGCCGATTTCTCCAATTTGACTCAGCTCCGTAGCCTTTATTTGCAAGGTAACGAGTTCACCGGTCCGTTCCCACCTAGTGTGACTCGTTTAACTCGTTTGACTCGCCTTGATCTTTCTTCTAATAATTTCACCGGTCCAATTCCTTTGGGTGTCAACAGTTTGACTCAGTTGACCGGACTCTTCTTGCAAAATAACAAGTTTTCCGGTTCTCTCCCGAGCATCGACTCGGACGGTTTAAACGATTTCAATGTGTCTAACAACAACCTTAATGGTTCAATTCCCGATTCGTTATCTAAATTCCCCGAATCTTCATTCGCCGGAAACATTGGGCTTTGCGGCGGTCCACTCCCGCCATGTAACCCATTTCCTCCATCTCCATCTCCGACCGAGCCCATTCCGCCCACAACTTCCGGTCAAAGCTCGAAAAGCCTTCCCACCGGCGCCATCATTGCCATTGCCTTGGGGTCAGCAATTGTTGCGTTACTGTTATTACTATTCCTCATTATCTGCCTCCGTAAATGGAAACGGAAGTCACCAAGGCGGCAGAAGGCGATACCATCGACGACACATGCAAGTCCGGAGGAGGAGGCGGGGACTTCCTCGTCGAAAGATGATATAACCGGAGGCTCAATGGAAATCGAAAGGATGATGAATAATAAGCTCGTGTTCTTCAAAGGTGGCGTTTACAGTTTCGATTTGGAGGATTTGATGAGGGCGTCGGCTGAAATGTTGGGAAAAGGCAGCACCGGAACGTCGTACAAGGTGGTTTTAGCGGTGGGGACCACGGTGGCAGTTAAACGGTTGAAAGACGTGGCAGTTAGTAAACGAGAGTTCGTAATGAAGATGGGAATGTTGGGTAAAATCATGCATGAAAACGTGGTTCCTTTGAGAGCGTTTTATTATTCCGACGAGGAGAAATTGCTGGTTTATGATTACATGCATGGTGGTAGCTTGTTTGCGCTGCTTCAAG GTAGCAGAAACTCGGTTCGTACACCGTTAGAATGGGACCACCGGATAAAAATAGCCCTAAGCGTGGCTAGAGGCCTCGCGCACCTCCACAGTTCACAAAACATGATCCACGGCAACATTAAATCTTCCAACATCCTTCTCCGACCAGACCACGAAGCCTGCATCTCAGAGTTTGGTCTTAACTCTCTTTTCAACACCAACACTCCACCTAGTCGCATCGGGGGTTACCAAGCACCTGAAGTAATTCAAACCCATAAAGTTACGGTGAAATCAGACGTTTATAGTTTCGGGGTGTTATTATTGGAATTATTAACCGGTAGGGCACCAATCCAACCATCAATAACTGAAGAAGGGTTTGATCTTCCGCGTTGGGTCCAATCCGTGGTTCGGGAGGAATGGGCCGCCGAGGTGTTTGACGCAGAGTTAATGGCATACCACAACATCGAGGAAGAAATGGTGCAAGCGTTACAGATTGCAATGGTTTGTGTCTCAACAGTGCCCGATCAAAGACCCGTCATGTCGGAAGTGGCACGTATGATCGGAGATATGATCGATAGAGGGGGAACAAATGGCGGTACGGCAGCCGCCATATGA
- the LOC128036229 gene encoding uncharacterized protein LOC128036229, with the protein MDPERASTDEVESNAPIPAEGTVPSDVNVSERPASDRQGGGAREAFFQAMTDWFAEFVKCESGYKTSTPSRITGSPCSFPNCSKYAREFVSTEANMCKRFEDGLNDDIRLSVGVLEIREFVVLVERACKVEDLLKEKEKSKAEAGAQDTKKRQMSKSFQSTSKRPRELSSGSHFPQIYSSRSRSRRFEGFRAQTTTVASTGSTRPPRLECSQCGRRHPGECRAGENVCFRCGASDHFIRDCLETTKREEITSARSGNAPTRGRPQRNPGVGASNRSSSRDSAARSDVRAPARTYAIRAREEASSPDIITDQEVRNSRLDKGKNKVED; encoded by the exons atggatcctgaACGAGCTAGTacagatgaagtagagagtaatgcgCCTATTCCCgcagaagggacggtgccatcagatgttaatgttagtgaaagacCTGCATCAGATAGACAGGGAGGAGGAGctagagaagccttcttccaagccatGACTgattggtttgccgagttcgttAAATGCGAATCCGGCTAtaagacctccaccccctcaagAATCAcaggttccccatgtagcttccccAACTGCAG TAAGTATGCTCGAGAATTTGTATCCACCGAAGCCaacatgtgcaagagatttgaagatgggcttaaTGATGACATCCGACTATCAGTGGGTGTATTGGAAAtcagagagtttgttgttctggtAGAAAGAGCTTGTAAAGTAGAAgacttgttaaaagaaaaagagaagagcaAAGCTGAAGCTGGAGCGCAGGATACAAAGAAGAGGCAaatgagtaaatcatttcagtctacatctAAGAGGCCTAGGGAGCTCTCTAGCGGATCACATTTTCCACAGATATATTCTAGCCGAAGCAGAAGTAGAAGATTCGAGGGTTTTAGAGCTCAAACCACTACAGTTGCAAGTACAGGCAGTACTCGACCTCCTAGGCTTGAATGTTCTCAATGTGGGAGACGCCACCCCGGAGAGTGTAGAGCAggtgaaaatgtttgttttagatgtggagCATCCGATcactttattcgggattgtcttgaaacaactaaaagagaagaaataacgAGTGCGAGATCAGGTAATGCTCCTACCAGAGGTAGACCGCAGAGAAACCCAGGAGTGGGGGCGAGTAATAGGAGTTCATCCAGAGATTCAGCAGCGagatcagatgttagagcacccgcGAGAACGTATGCTATTCGTGCTCGTGAAGAGGCGTCCTCTCCTGATATaattacgg atcaagaagtacgaaactcgaggttagacaaagggaagaataaagttgaagactaa
- the LOC105784831 gene encoding putative disease resistance protein RGA3, whose translation MAETFLFNIAERVVEKIVGLTVDEVRLAFNVKTDLKKLEDTMISIKAVLLDAEHKQHQSEKLRLCMRKLRGIFYDAENVIDDFKCEALRKQDAVNHPNINNLKVRLLGSCCLPLSFSSFSLSFSSKMSPKIKDINGRLGELATEWNSFDLRQCSDNRHVFRRETISFVHSSDVIGRDEDKENIISMLMKPSEDQNVPVIPIVGLGGLGKTTLAQLAFNDDRVTSLFPLRIWICVSEEFDLSRLLKLIIQSVNAEVRCDDLTLEALQARLRSLLNYKKFLLVLDDVWNENQAKWVELRNLLRSTDGFSPSKIIVTTRSLNVASLMSSIPPCMLKGLPLEDCLTLFTKWAFNDGDERHYPNLIRIGEEIVKKCKGVPLAVRTLGSLLFQKTDESDWIYIRESEIWRLEQHENDILPVLKLSYNHLPSHLQRCLAFLSFYKKDEIYYSDRVIRLWMANGLLEHPKQNQEWEDVGKRYLNELLSRCLIQMEEDYWLYFTFKMHDLVHDLALDVSQKECKTVNSETETVDENVRHLLLCDGKLVGVPRVLEK comes from the coding sequence ATGGCGGAAACGTTTCTGTTCAATATTGCAGAAAGGGTTGTCGAGAAAATTGTCGGTCTCACTGTAGACGAAGTTCGCTTGGCGTTTAATGTCAAAACCGATCTGAAAAAGCTGGAGGACACCATGATTAGCATTAAAGCTGTGCTCTTGGATGCCGAGCACAAACAGCATCAAAGTGAAAAGCTGCGCCTCTGTATGCGGAAGCTCAGAGGCATCTTCTACGATGCTGAGAACGTTATTGACGATTTCAAGTGTGAAGCTCTCCGCAAACAGGACGCCGTCAATCATCCCAACATCAACAACTTAAAGGTGCGACTTTTAGGATCCTGTTGTTTGCCTCTTTCattctcttcattttctctttcattCTCTTCAAAAATGAGTCCTAAAATCAAAGACATCAATGGGAGACTAGGAGAACTTGCCACTGAGTGGAACAGCTTTGATCTAAGACAGTGTAGCGACAATCGACATGTTTTTCGCAGAGAGACTATCTCTTTTGTGCATTCTTCTGATGTTATTGGTAGAGATGAGGATAAAGAGAACATAATTAGTATGTTGATGAAACCAAGTGAGGATCAAAATGTCCCTGTCATTCCCATTGTTGGACTTGGGGGTTTGGGAAAAACCACGCTCGCTCAATTAGCATTCAATGATGATCGAGTTACTAGCCTTTTTCCTTTGAGGATATGGATCTGTGTTTCTGAGGAATTTGATCTTTCTAGATTGCTCAAGCTGATTATTCAGTCTGTAAATGCAGAAGTAAGATGTGATGATTTAACACTTGAAGCCTTGCAAGCTCGTTTGAGAAGCCTTTTGAATTATAAGAAGTTCTTGCTCGTCCTGGATGACGTGTGGAATGAAAATCAAGCAAAATGGGTTGAGTTAAGAAATTTGTTGAGATCGACGGATGGATTTTCTCCAAGCAAAATTATTGTCACCACTCGGAGTTTGAACGTGGCCTCGCTAATGAGTTCAATTCCCCCTTGTATGTTGAAAGGTCTCCCTCTTGAAGACTGTTTGACCTTATTTACAAAATGGGCTTTTAATGATGGTGATGAGAGACATTATCCAAATCTCATTAGAATCGGAGAGGAGATTGTGAAAAAATGCAAAGGGGTTCCTTTGGCTGTAAGAACATTGGGAAGCCTACTGTTTCAGAAAACGGATGAATCTGATTGGATCTATATACGAGAGAGTGAAATATGGAGACTTGAGCAACATGAAAACGATATTTTACCAGTGTTGAAGTTGAGTTACAATCATTTGCCATCTCATTTGCAACGATGTCTTGCTTTTTTGTCCTTTTACAAAAAGGATGAGATCTATTATAGTGATAGAGTTATACGTCTTTGGATGGCAAATGGACTCCTTGAGCATCCAAAGCAAAATCAAGAGTGGGAGGATGTTGGCAAACGATATTTGAATGAATTACTGTCAAGGTGCCTCATCCAAATGGAGGAGGATTATTGGTTGTATTTTACCTTCAAAATGCATGATCTGGTACATGATCTTGCATTAGATGTGTCTCAAAAAGAATGTAAAACAGTGAATTCCGAAACAGAAACGGTTGATGAAAATGTTCgacatttattattatgtgaTGGGAAGTTGGTTGGAGTTCCACGTGTTTTGGAGAAATGA
- the LOC128036230 gene encoding putative disease resistance protein RGA3, with translation MSLRELPRSFDKLRSLQSLNLGDTGLKQLPDSVQRLIELRHLVITIQATHLKEIRAGCWTSLQYLELRYCMELECLPEGMQYLKSLRTLILSYCLSLVSLPRSLKLLTKLEHLEIVGCFQINLKIELEEEEDKDLQLSLKTLSLLGLHALRDLPRLLLQGSSSTLQQLRIAFCPDLSVLPAWLPNLTSLQKLEIEHCVNLWDLPEGIDRLTNLRELRIYGCPELSKRYRENGGEDWNKISHIQKVDIYE, from the coding sequence ATGAGTCTACGTGAACTCCCGAGGTCTTTCGATAAGCTTCGCAGCTTGCAATCGTTAAATTTGGGAGATACTGGTTTGAAGCAGTTGCCTGACAGCGTGCAAAGGTTGATTGAGCTTAGACATCTAGTAATAACCATTCAAGCTACGCATTTGAAAGAAATACGAGCAGGATGTTGGACTTCTCTTCAATACTTGGAATTGAGGTACTGTATGGAATTAGAATGTTTACCTGAAGGAATGCAGTATCTGAAGTCACTTCGGACACTTATCCTGAGTTATTGTCTTAGCCTTGTCTCATTGCCACGGAGCCTGAAACTCCTAACCAAGTTAGAACACCTTGAAATAGTTGGTTGCtttcaaatcaatttgaaaattgaactagaagaggaagaagacaAAGACCTTCAGTTGAGCCTTAAAACTCTCTCACTCCTCGGATTACATGCCTTAAGAGATTTGCCACGATTGCTTCTTCAAGGATCTTCTTCCACTTTGCAGCAATTACGAATTGCGTTTTGTCCAGACTTGTCCGTTCTACCAGCATGGCTACCGAATCTCACTTCTCTTCAAAAACTTGAGATTGAGCATTGCGTTAATTTGTGGGATCTACCGGAGGGAATAGACCGCCTCACCAACCTTAGAGAATTGAGAATTTACGGATGTCCGGAGTTGAGCAAAAGATACAGAGAAAATGGGGGTGAAGATTGGAACAAAATTTCTCACATCCAAAAGGTTGATATTTACGAATGA